A window of Ipomoea triloba cultivar NCNSP0323 chromosome 2, ASM357664v1 contains these coding sequences:
- the LOC116009828 gene encoding uncharacterized protein LOC116009828 codes for MADFEPPSFSLGLDDELDSEPNSTPVPVPSPKRAKRFPASLRTIAEDNDDDFELPGPGPDPKCTDPPPTLKRLRRGPTSCKPTPPPENRNAKEETWRDVEDEIEEFSSQEDRPEGHPKTVRSVCSSSKIPLHRHGEFSSQLASQSTVKRRREDTDSLAFENMEKSDNKFVSPKLTVSPLRRFQLIDSDSDSDDPSIIENRKKDEKVESPSQCAVSNKQSTAKTSHAASQTDDLWKGFMTEKDFHIATPALDEVCDEYFRSMRGRDDIQNVNEGYHPKNSFAENSMQQRHTSLLFPAHRSMRGRNDIQNANEGYNPKNSFSENCMQQRHTSPLFPAHNYFFNNDLRIQKLVQDRLRHFFPLSANNSQGSKQNEGSVDYIGQFSLGGRPEKRTVKVAAEASSTKKGKKKNNPNEASQADVGWVNPKNSDGVPKDAGKRRVHAAVGKSASAGHWFTAADGKRVYVTKNGQELTGQIAYRHYKKESGAGFKKSKKKATANKKSSTNNKKR; via the exons ATGGCGGATTTTGAACCTCCATCTTTCTCTCTAGGGCTCGATGACGAGCTCGATTCCGAGCCCAATTCTACTCCGGTACCTGTTCCATCTCCAAAACGTGCTAAAAGATTTCCAGCCAGTCTCCGGACAATTGCGGAGGATAATGACGATGATTTTGAGTTGCCGGGTCCGGGTCCTGACCCGAAATGTACGGATCCACCGCCGACACTGAAGCGCCTCCGACGTGGGCCCACCTCCTGCAAACCCACACCACCCCCCGAAAATCGGAATGCCAAGGAGGAGACGTGGCGTGATGTGGAAGACGAGATTGAAGAGTTCTCTTCCCAGGAAGATCGGCCTGAAG GTCATCCAAAAACCGTTAGGTCTGTATGTAGCAGTTCTAAAATTCCATTACACCGTCATGGGGAATTTTCCTCGCAGTTAGCCAGCCAAAGTACTGTGAAAAGGAGAAGAGAGGATACAGATTCTTTGGCATTTgaaaatatggaaaaaagtGACAATAAATTTGTATCCCCCAAGTTAACTGTTAGTCCTCTTAGAAGGTTCCAGTTGATTGATTCGGATTCAGATTCAGATGATCCATCCATAATTGAAAATCGGAAGAAAGATGAGAAAGTAGAGTCACCCAGTCAATGTGCGGTCTCAAACAAACAGAGCACAGCTAAAACATCTCATGCGGCATCCCAGACCGATGATTTGTGGAAGGGTTTTATGACAGAGAAGGACTTCCATATTGCTACCCCTGCTTTGGATGAAGTTTGTGATGAATATTTTAGATCTATGAGAGGTAGGGATGACATTCAGAATGTAAATGAAGGTTATCACCCAAAGAACAGTTTTGCTGAGAACAGTATGCAACAAAGGCATACAAGTCTTCTCTTTCCTGCTCATAGATCTATGAGAGGTAGGAATGACATTCAGAATGCAAATGAAGGTTATAACCCAAAGAACAGTTTCTCTGAGAACTGTATGCAACAAAGGCACACGAGTCCTCTCTTTCCTGctcataactattttttcaacaatgaTTTAAGGATCCAAAAGCTAGTTCAAGACCGTCTGCGCCACTTTTTTCCCTTGAGTGCCAATAATAGCCAAGGAAGCAAACAAAATGAAGGATCAGTTGATTACAT aggGCAATTTTCCCTTGGAGGACGTCCTGAGAAGCGAACTGTAAAGGTTGCAGCTGAGGCAAGCTCAACAAAGAAgggcaaaaagaaaaataatccTAACGAGGCATCTCAAGCGGATGTGGGATGGGTGAACCCTAAGAACTCTGATGGGGTTCCAAAGGATGCTGGCAAGAGAAGGGTGCATGCAGCAGTTGGTAAATCAGCTTCAGCTGGGCATTGGTTCACGGCTGCAGATGGAAAGAGA GTTTATGTCACCAAAAACGGGCAAGAGCTGACTGGCCAAATCGCCTACAGACATTATAAAAAG GAGAGCGGAGCAGGGTTCAAGAAGTCGAAAAAGAAAGCAACTGCCAATAAGAAATCATCTACCAATAACAAGAAGAGATAA
- the LOC116010525 gene encoding uncharacterized protein LOC116010525 yields MKITGATAGLPAIPSSKPRDPDPPQKPRKQARRRIKNSGAGVRLRKDVGGGGSQGRRSRPETPLLHWKFNEGVEGDNACGVVAEEVSPPENRRKFQRKHRDAVSVRRLAAGLWRLQLPEVASNGVEKLGFQAGVHHLSVPFHGHHRCKVHDSTLKDQVQSPRSVSGKRDGFLSKLEPSFQFSNTAMEGATKWDPIGWKAAEETKQIRGPQKRRDQQAHTPRVISVLEAELEQARARIQELETERKSSKKKLEQFLKKLSEERAAWRSREHEKIRAILDDLKAELKREMKNRQRLEIVNSKLVNELADAKVSLKRYMQDLEKEQKARELIEEVCDELAKEIGEDKAEIEALKRESEKLHEEVDDERKMLQMAEVWREERVQMKLVDAKVTLEDKYSQMNQLIVELESFLRSRGATPDIEEMKKVDQLRQAASHMNIHDIQEFKYEPPNPGDIFSVLEDVYFAEANEKDIEASEVHTISQDNVSTLNKPNFPSHCNEYVAQSELDEEGTEWETISHLDEQGSSYSPGASDHSLNKNCQLSDGDGKPVVDISKVCPIPIPNQQLKMSSISRLWRSRPSNGQNYKIISLEGIKGGRYSNGRPSNGAIMSPELGSGKGGLSPSEQWSSPDSGHPHLTRGMKGCIEWPRNSQKSSLKSKLLEARMESQKVQLRHVLKQKI; encoded by the exons ATGAAGATCACCGGCGCCACTGCTGGGCTCCCTGCAATCCCGTCTTCTAAACCGCGGGATCCTGATCCTCCTCAGAAGCCGCGAAAACAGGCTCGCCGGAGAATCAAGAACTCCGGCGCCGGAGTGCGGCTGCGGAAGGACGTCGGCGGCGGGGGATCTCAGGGGAGGAGGAGCCGCCCCGAGACGCCGCTTTTGCACTGGAAGTTCAACGAGGGTGTGGAGGGGGACAATGCTTGTGGTGTTGTTGCGGAAGAGGTGTCGCCGCCGGAGAATCGCCGGAAATTTCAACGGAAACATAGAGATGCAGTTTCGGTCAGGAGGCTTGCCGCCGGACTGTGGCGGCTGCAATTGCCGGAAGTGGCTAGTAATGGAGTGGAAAAATTAGGGTTCCAG GCTGGAGTTCATCATCTTTCGGTCCCTTTTCATGGCCATCATCGTTGTAAAGTTCACGACTCTACACTTAAGGATCAAGTACAGAGTCCTCGTTCTGTCTCCGGTAAAAGAGATGGGTTCTTGTCTAAG CTTGAGCCTTCATTTCAGTTTTCCAACACCGCAATGGAGGGAGCAACAAAGTGGGATCCTATCGGCTGGAAAGCTGCAGAAGAAACGAAACAGATTCGTGGACCCCAAAAGCGGCGTGATCAACAAGCGCATACTCCCAGAGTGATATCTGTCCTCGAGGCAGAGCTAGAGcaagctcgagctcgaattcaAGAACTCGAGACAGAGCGGAAATCATCCAAAAAGAAACTCGAGCAATTTTTGAAGAAACTCAGTGAAGAAAGGGCAGCGTGGAGAAGCAGAGAGCACGAGAAAATTCGGGCGATTTTAGACGACTTGAAAGCTGAGTTGaagagagaaatgaaaaacCGGCAAAGGCTGGAAATAGTTAATTCCAAGCTAGTTAATGAGTTGGCTGACGCCAAGGTATCGTTGAAACGTTATATGCAGGACTTGGAGAAAGAGCAGAAGGCGAGGGAACTCATAGAGGAGGTGTGCGATGAACTAGCGAAGGAAATCGGGGAAGACAAGGCTGAAATCGAAGCATTGAAGAGGGAATCCGAAAAGCTCCACGAGGAAGTGGATGACGAGAGAAAGATGCTGCAGATGGCCGAGGTTTGGCGTGAGGAACGGGTTCAAATGAAGCTAGTCGATGCCAAGGTGACACTAGAAGATAAGTACTCGCAGATGAACCAATTGATAGTCGAACTAGAGTCGTTTTTAAGGTCTAGAGGCGCAACCCCAGATATCGAAGAGATGAAAAAAGTGGATCAGCTTCGACAAGCAGCTTCCCATATGAATATCCACGatattcaagaattcaagtACGAGCCCCCAAATCCAGGCGACATTTTCTCCGTTCTTGAAGATGTTTATTTTGCTGAAGCGAACGAGAAGGATATCGAAGCTTCTGAAGTTCATACAATCAGTCAAGATAATGTAAGTACGCTTAATAAACCCAATTTCCCGAGCCATTGCAATGAATACGTCGCCCAGAGTGAACTAGACGAAGAGGGGACCGAGTGGGAAACCATCAGCCATCTCGATGAGCAAGGATCGAGCTATTCACCTGGTGCGAGTGATCATTCTCTAAACAAGAATTGCCAGCTCAGCGATGGCGATGGAAAACCAGTGGTCGATATCAGCAAGGTTTGCCCTATACCTATACCAAATCAGCAACTGAAAATGTCCTCGATATCCAGACTATGGAGATCCCGCCCCAGCAATGGTCAGAATTACAAAATCATATCGTTGGAGGGAATAAAGGGGGGGAGGTATTCCAATGGAAGACCTTCTAACGGCGCTATCATGTCCCCCGAGTTAGGCTCGGGGAAAGGCGGGCTTAGCCCCTCAGAGCAATGGAGCTCGCCTGACTCGGGCCATCCTCATTTAACCCGAGGCATGAAAGGGTGCATTGAGTGGCCGCGAAATTCACAGAAGAGCAGCTTGAAATCGAAACTGCTGGAGGCAAGAATGGAGAGCCAAAAGGTCCAGTTGCGACATGTACTAAAACAGAAAATTTAG
- the LOC116010676 gene encoding 2-iminobutanoate/2-iminopropanoate deaminase-like yields MASLSVAATTFHVSAFRNPSPSPLAFARPGRVSLLPAASRRSSKPLLSKPFASSSGKEAVYTDNAPEAVGPYSQAIKANDLIFVSGSLGLDPETADMISDNVEDQTEQALKNMGEILKAGGADYSSVVKTTILLADLNDFNVVNAIYAKYFPDPYPARATYQVAALPKGAKIEIECIAAL; encoded by the exons ATGGCTTCCTTGTCCGTAGCAGCAACCACTTTCCACGTCTCCGCATTTCGCAACCCTTCTCCCTCTCCCTTAGCCTTCGCCCGCCCCGGCCGTGTATCGCTGCTGCCTGCCGCCTCTCGCCGCTCCTCAAAGCCGCTTCTGTCAAAGCCTTTCGCTTCCTCAA GTGGAAAGGAGGCTGTTTATACTGATAACGCTCCAGAAGCAGTGGGGCCTTACTCTCAAGCCATCAAAGCAAATGATCTTATTTTTGTATCTGGATCTCTTGGTCTTGATCCAGAG ACTGCGGACATGATTTCGGATAATGTGGAGGACCAAACAGAGCAG GCTCTAAAGAACATGGGGGAAATACTCAAAGCAGGTGGTGCTGACTATAGCAGTGTTGTTAAGACTACAATCTT GTTAGCTGATTTGAATGACTTCAACGTAGTGAATGCGATATATGCTAAAT ATTTCCCAGATCCATATCCAGCCCGTGCAACTTATCAGGTGGCAGCATTACCCAAGGGTGCAAAGATAGAAATTGAATGCATAGCAGCATTGTAA